The Halosimplex litoreum genome has a window encoding:
- the pepF gene encoding oligoendopeptidase F, whose translation MSSVPERSEIDEQYKWELESLYADDEEWEAAFESVQERLDDLRAFEGRATEDPETLQDCLETYESIMREVANVSAYARMRSDEDTADSHYQALSSRGQSLASEASSAASFLEPEIQSLEEETVDEYVDENPDLDVYGHYFDDVLRMKPHTRSAEVENLLADLGEVLGSTGEVYNMLVNADVTFPSVEDPDGEPRRITLNNFTTLQENPDREFRRDVYETFYDEWEDYRNSIGAAYKNSVKTDVKLARARDYDTAREAALDGPNVPVEVYDTLVDTVDDNLDVLQRHADLKRQSIGADELQMWDLYVPMVEGESPDVEYDQAREWVTGAVEPLGEEYQEWLADGLDSRWVDVYETDNKQSGAYSGGTYDSQPFILMNYQDDVASMYTLAHELGHSLHSEYTSEHQPYVYSSYEIFVAEVASTVNETLLTHHLLDVVDDERLRRHVLNQYLERFRSTLFRQTMFAEFEHEAHRLEEQGEALTADRLDEVYGGLKEEYYANAAVDDRIAREWMRIPHFYRAFYVYQYATGISAAVALAQGILEEGEPAAERYREFLASGSREYPLELLESAGVDMTSSDPIQSAIDTYDEFLDEFEELI comes from the coding sequence ATGAGTTCCGTGCCCGAGCGCAGCGAGATCGACGAGCAGTACAAGTGGGAACTCGAGTCTCTCTACGCCGACGACGAGGAGTGGGAGGCGGCCTTCGAATCCGTCCAGGAGCGACTCGACGACCTCCGGGCGTTCGAGGGCCGGGCCACCGAGGACCCCGAGACCCTGCAGGACTGTCTGGAGACCTACGAGTCGATCATGCGCGAGGTGGCGAACGTCTCCGCCTACGCGCGGATGCGTAGCGACGAGGACACGGCCGACAGCCACTACCAGGCGCTGTCCTCGCGCGGGCAGTCGCTGGCCTCCGAAGCCTCTAGCGCCGCCAGCTTCCTCGAACCGGAGATCCAGAGCCTCGAGGAGGAGACCGTCGACGAGTACGTCGACGAGAACCCCGATCTGGACGTCTATGGCCACTACTTCGACGACGTGTTGCGGATGAAACCTCACACCCGCTCGGCGGAGGTCGAGAACCTCCTCGCGGACCTGGGCGAGGTGCTGGGCTCGACCGGCGAGGTGTACAACATGCTCGTCAACGCCGACGTGACGTTCCCGAGTGTCGAGGACCCCGACGGCGAGCCGCGACGGATCACCCTCAACAACTTCACGACGCTGCAGGAGAACCCCGACCGCGAGTTCCGTCGCGACGTCTACGAGACCTTCTACGACGAGTGGGAGGACTACCGCAACTCGATCGGCGCCGCCTACAAGAACAGCGTCAAGACCGACGTGAAACTGGCCCGCGCCCGCGACTACGATACCGCCCGCGAGGCCGCGCTGGACGGTCCGAACGTTCCCGTCGAGGTGTACGACACGCTCGTCGACACCGTCGACGACAACCTCGACGTGCTGCAACGGCACGCCGACCTCAAACGGCAGTCCATCGGCGCGGACGAACTGCAGATGTGGGACCTGTACGTCCCGATGGTCGAGGGCGAGAGTCCCGACGTCGAGTACGACCAGGCCCGCGAGTGGGTCACCGGCGCCGTCGAGCCGCTGGGCGAGGAGTACCAGGAGTGGCTCGCCGACGGCCTCGACTCGCGGTGGGTCGACGTCTACGAGACCGACAACAAGCAGTCGGGCGCCTACTCCGGCGGCACCTACGACTCCCAGCCGTTCATCCTGATGAACTACCAGGACGACGTGGCCTCGATGTACACGCTCGCCCACGAACTGGGCCACTCGCTGCACTCGGAGTACACCAGCGAGCACCAACCCTACGTCTACAGCTCCTACGAGATCTTCGTCGCCGAGGTCGCCTCGACGGTCAACGAGACCCTCCTCACGCATCACCTCCTCGACGTGGTCGACGACGAACGGCTGCGTCGGCACGTGCTGAACCAGTACCTCGAACGCTTCCGGTCGACGCTGTTCCGCCAGACGATGTTCGCGGAGTTCGAACACGAGGCTCACCGGCTGGAGGAACAGGGCGAGGCGCTGACCGCCGACCGACTGGACGAGGTGTACGGCGGGCTCAAGGAGGAGTACTACGCCAACGCGGCCGTCGACGACCGCATCGCTCGCGAGTGGATGCGCATCCCGCACTTCTACCGCGCGTTCTACGTCTACCAGTACGCGACCGGCATCTCCGCGGCCGTCGCGCTCGCCCAGGGCATCCTGGAGGAAGGCGAGCCAGCCGCCGAGCGCTACCGCGAGTTCCTCGCCAGCGGCTCCCGGGAGTACCCGCTCGAACTGCTGGAGAGCGCCGGTGTCGACATGACGAGTTCGGACCCGATCCAGTCGGCCATCGACACCTACGACGAGTTCCTCGACGAGTTCGAAGAGCTGATCTGA
- a CDS encoding sulfatase family protein — MPTDTADPPNVVVVFADDQGFGDIGCFGSPYIETPNLDGMATEGAKFTSFYAGAPICTPSRASLLTGSYPGRVGLEEWVLFPDDEEGLHPDEVTIPDVLDEAGYASTCLGKWHLGDCEPFLPTNHGFDEYFGVPYSNDMGAAHTDGEYRELPLMRDTDVVEAPVDQSTLTRRYTEEAVEFIEDNRDGPFFCYLAHTMPHVPLDASDEFDGTSRRGDYGDAIEEIDWSVGRILATLDRLGIDEETLVIYTSDNGPWLEEGVDGGSPGHLSGGKFSVAEGGPRVPAIARWPGTIPSGSVCSELLTAMDLLPTLAALAGVDLPADRTIDGADATDLLMRPGSADSPRERYVYQTGGGDFGAVRDADGWKLRLDTDELYHLHEDVEERFDVADDHPAVVDRLRETARSLAADLSEHARPVGRVD; from the coding sequence GTGCCGACGGATACCGCGGACCCGCCGAACGTCGTGGTCGTCTTCGCCGACGACCAGGGGTTCGGCGACATCGGCTGTTTCGGGTCGCCGTACATCGAGACGCCCAATCTCGACGGCATGGCGACCGAGGGGGCGAAGTTCACGAGCTTCTACGCCGGCGCGCCGATCTGCACGCCCTCTCGGGCCTCGCTGCTGACCGGCTCGTACCCCGGTCGCGTCGGGCTCGAGGAGTGGGTGCTCTTTCCCGACGACGAGGAGGGGCTCCATCCCGACGAGGTGACGATCCCCGACGTGCTCGACGAGGCGGGCTACGCCTCGACCTGTCTCGGCAAGTGGCACCTCGGCGACTGCGAGCCGTTTCTCCCGACGAACCACGGGTTCGACGAGTACTTCGGCGTGCCCTACTCCAACGACATGGGCGCCGCCCACACCGACGGAGAGTACCGCGAACTCCCGCTGATGCGCGACACCGACGTGGTCGAGGCACCGGTCGACCAGTCGACGCTCACCCGCCGCTACACCGAGGAGGCCGTCGAGTTCATCGAGGACAACCGCGACGGCCCGTTCTTCTGTTATCTCGCACACACGATGCCCCACGTCCCGCTGGACGCCTCCGACGAGTTCGACGGGACCTCCAGACGCGGCGACTACGGCGACGCTATCGAGGAGATCGACTGGAGCGTGGGCCGCATTCTGGCGACGCTCGACCGGCTGGGCATCGACGAGGAGACGCTCGTGATCTACACCTCCGACAACGGCCCCTGGCTGGAGGAAGGGGTCGACGGCGGGAGCCCCGGACACCTCTCGGGCGGGAAGTTCTCCGTCGCGGAAGGCGGCCCACGCGTCCCAGCGATCGCGCGCTGGCCGGGGACGATCCCGAGCGGGAGCGTCTGCAGCGAACTCCTGACCGCGATGGATCTCTTGCCGACGCTGGCGGCCCTGGCCGGCGTCGACCTCCCGGCCGACCGGACGATCGACGGCGCGGACGCGACCGACCTCCTGATGCGGCCCGGGTCGGCCGATTCGCCTCGCGAGCGCTACGTCTACCAGACCGGCGGCGGCGACTTCGGGGCGGTCCGCGACGCCGACGGCTGGAAGCTCCGGCTGGACACCGACGAGCTGTATCACCTCCACGAAGACGTCGAGGAGCGGTTCGACGTGGCCGACGACCACCCCGCGGTCGTCGACCGCCTCCGCGAAACCGCGCGCTCGCTCGCGGCGGACCTGAGCGAGCACGCGCGACCCGTCGGCCGCGTCGACTGA
- a CDS encoding zinc-dependent alcohol dehydrogenase, which yields MANPTVVFPEPREVAIEDRERPEPGEREVLIETDTTLISTGTELTVLSGDYPDGSVWDDYGTYPFEPGYANVGRVVDADVTHLAEGDRVATWAPHAKYVTALADDCVRVPDDVTDQQASAFAIAQIAMNGVRRGRVDWGETVAVYGLGVVGQLAARFARVAGAERVVGVDVASERVSYLPDESGVTGLDPTASDPAVAIDDRTNGRMADAVFEATGNPEAIPEEFDVLAEQGRLVLLSSPHGETSLDFHDAVNAPSTEIIGAHQTSHPPTATAADPWTKARHAELYVEYLRQGRLAVDELFSHVRPAAEAPALYESLLDDRTDAMAVRLEW from the coding sequence ATGGCGAACCCGACCGTCGTCTTCCCCGAGCCCCGCGAGGTCGCGATCGAGGACCGCGAACGCCCCGAACCCGGCGAGCGCGAAGTTCTGATCGAGACCGACACCACGCTGATCAGCACCGGGACGGAGCTGACCGTCCTCTCGGGCGACTACCCGGACGGGTCGGTGTGGGACGACTACGGCACCTATCCGTTCGAACCGGGCTACGCGAACGTGGGACGAGTCGTCGACGCCGACGTGACACACCTCGCCGAAGGCGACCGCGTGGCGACCTGGGCCCCCCACGCGAAGTACGTCACCGCGCTCGCGGACGACTGCGTGCGAGTGCCCGACGACGTGACCGACCAGCAGGCGAGCGCGTTCGCGATCGCCCAGATCGCGATGAACGGCGTCCGTCGCGGCCGCGTAGACTGGGGCGAGACCGTCGCCGTCTACGGGCTGGGGGTCGTCGGCCAGCTGGCCGCCCGGTTCGCCCGGGTCGCCGGCGCCGAGCGGGTCGTCGGCGTCGACGTCGCGAGCGAGCGCGTCTCGTACCTGCCCGACGAATCGGGCGTGACGGGGCTCGATCCGACGGCGAGCGACCCCGCCGTCGCGATCGACGACCGCACGAACGGCCGCATGGCCGACGCCGTCTTCGAGGCGACCGGCAACCCCGAGGCGATCCCCGAGGAGTTCGACGTGCTGGCCGAACAGGGCCGGCTGGTCCTCCTCTCCAGCCCGCACGGGGAGACGAGCCTGGACTTCCACGACGCCGTCAACGCGCCGAGCACGGAGATAATCGGCGCCCACCAGACGAGTCATCCCCCGACCGCGACGGCCGCCGACCCGTGGACGAAGGCCCGCCACGCCGAGCTGTACGTCGAGTATCTCCGACAGGGTCGGCTGGCCGTCGACGAGCTGTTCTCGCACGTCCGGCCCGCGGCGGAGGCGCCGGCGCTCTACGAGTCGCTGCTCGACGACCGGACCGACGCGATGGCCGTCCGGTTGGAGTGGTGA
- a CDS encoding class I SAM-dependent methyltransferase: MTEEVKTWWEQTARWFQADIDLDVGVNWTGMSADDDLRLLLDVADKDVLELGCGGGQCSVALAQRGASVTGIDLSTEQLAFARDLADEYDADVDFVQGDVTDLAMFPDSTFDVAFNAYVFQWVDDLTACFRETNRVLRSGGRFVFSMPHPVYGLADPETHEVEESYFDTGRQVTPQDDLDVDMVTYRHSVADVHNALVGAGFRVERMLEPGSSDPDDYEEGPWGEHRPELLAKLPSTLIFEARAA; encoded by the coding sequence ATGACCGAGGAAGTGAAGACGTGGTGGGAGCAGACTGCCCGCTGGTTCCAGGCCGATATCGACCTGGACGTGGGGGTCAACTGGACAGGTATGAGTGCCGACGACGACCTGCGGCTGCTGCTGGACGTGGCCGACAAGGACGTGCTGGAACTGGGCTGTGGCGGCGGGCAGTGCTCGGTCGCCCTCGCACAGCGCGGCGCCAGCGTGACCGGCATCGACCTCTCGACGGAGCAACTCGCCTTCGCTCGCGACCTCGCCGACGAGTACGACGCCGACGTGGACTTCGTCCAGGGCGACGTGACCGATCTAGCCATGTTCCCGGACTCGACCTTCGACGTGGCGTTCAACGCCTACGTCTTCCAGTGGGTCGACGACCTGACCGCGTGTTTCCGCGAGACCAACCGCGTCCTCCGCTCGGGCGGCCGGTTCGTCTTCTCGATGCCTCATCCGGTCTACGGCCTCGCCGACCCCGAGACCCACGAGGTCGAGGAGAGCTACTTCGACACGGGTCGCCAGGTGACGCCCCAGGACGACCTCGACGTCGACATGGTGACCTATCGCCACTCGGTCGCCGACGTGCACAACGCGCTCGTCGGTGCGGGGTTTCGGGTCGAACGGATGCTCGAACCCGGGTCGTCGGATCCCGACGACTACGAGGAAGGGCCGTGGGGTGAACACAGGCCCGAACTGCTGGCGAAGCTGCCGTCGACGCTGATATTCGAGGCGCGGGCGGCGTGA
- the truA gene encoding tRNA pseudouridine(38-40) synthase TruA, with amino-acid sequence MSELPATRAYRLAYDGRPFHGFQRQPDVSTVEECVFDALRDLGVLDDEADKPDGYAAAGRTDAGVSARAQTVAFEAPEWLSPRAFNSELPASVRAWASADVDAEFHATHDAVHREYRYHLYAPRDGSERASEEGPIDEARVRDALDRLAGEHDFHNLTPDVEGTVRELSAAVERDDDFLVVELAAGGFARQLVRRVVGLAVEVGRGESDPSKIDRVLGSDVVAGPEGVAPAPPYSLVLWDVAYPGVAFSTDRTAAESARAVWRRRHRDRTVDARVAGAIRDGIE; translated from the coding sequence ATGTCGGAGCTGCCGGCGACCCGCGCCTATCGACTCGCCTACGACGGCCGCCCCTTCCACGGCTTCCAGCGCCAGCCCGACGTGTCCACCGTCGAGGAGTGCGTCTTCGACGCGTTGCGGGATCTGGGCGTGCTGGACGACGAAGCGGACAAACCCGACGGCTACGCCGCGGCCGGTCGCACGGACGCCGGCGTGTCCGCTCGCGCGCAGACCGTCGCCTTCGAGGCGCCCGAGTGGCTCTCGCCGCGGGCGTTCAACAGCGAGTTACCCGCCTCCGTCCGCGCGTGGGCCAGCGCGGACGTGGATGCGGAGTTTCACGCCACCCACGACGCCGTCCATCGGGAGTATCGCTACCACCTGTACGCGCCCCGCGACGGCAGCGAACGAGCGAGCGAGGAGGGACCGATCGACGAGGCTCGGGTCCGAGACGCGCTCGACCGGCTCGCCGGCGAGCACGACTTCCACAATCTCACGCCCGACGTCGAGGGGACGGTCCGGGAACTCTCCGCGGCGGTCGAGCGCGACGACGACTTCCTGGTCGTCGAACTCGCGGCGGGCGGGTTCGCTCGTCAGCTCGTCCGGCGCGTGGTCGGGCTCGCCGTCGAGGTCGGCCGCGGCGAGTCGGACCCGTCGAAAATCGACCGCGTGCTCGGCTCGGACGTCGTGGCGGGACCGGAGGGCGTCGCGCCGGCGCCACCGTACTCGCTCGTCCTCTGGGACGTGGCCTATCCGGGCGTGGCGTTCTCGACGGACCGAACGGCCGCCGAGAGCGCCCGTGCGGTCTGGCGACGGCGCCACCGCGACCGGACCGTCGACGCTCGGGTGGCCGGCGCGATCCGCGACGGCATCGAGTGA
- a CDS encoding SHOCT domain-containing protein, protein MSDDSGTDWQRVGRVATEPDGSVHWGRVRSAVRGRGSRDDPDLTPLALLATAWTVLGPVLAAVFPGHVGLAPWQAGGLGVVVLLGLVAAVADRLDEYDVTDDDVVIEELRARYAAGALSLEEFERRVERVVEDGPEAVDPSIGDGDSDTADRDPVAILRERYARGEIGDDEYRRRLDVLGEDVPDRASEPS, encoded by the coding sequence ATGAGCGACGACAGCGGGACCGACTGGCAGCGCGTCGGTCGCGTCGCCACGGAGCCCGACGGATCCGTCCACTGGGGCCGCGTCCGGAGCGCCGTCCGCGGTCGCGGCTCGCGCGACGACCCCGACCTGACTCCCCTGGCTCTCCTCGCCACCGCGTGGACAGTACTGGGTCCCGTTCTCGCGGCGGTCTTCCCGGGTCACGTCGGCCTGGCGCCCTGGCAGGCCGGCGGCCTCGGCGTCGTCGTCCTGCTCGGTCTGGTCGCCGCGGTCGCCGACCGCCTCGACGAGTACGACGTGACCGACGACGACGTGGTGATCGAGGAGCTGCGCGCCCGCTACGCCGCCGGCGCGCTCTCGCTCGAGGAGTTCGAGCGCCGCGTCGAGCGGGTCGTCGAGGACGGTCCGGAGGCCGTCGACCCGAGCATCGGCGACGGCGACTCGGACACCGCGGACCGCGACCCGGTCGCGATCCTCCGGGAGCGCTACGCCCGCGGGGAGATCGGCGACGACGAGTACCGTCGCCGGCTGGACGTACTCGGCGAGGACGTGCCCGACCGCGCCTCGGAGCCCTCCTGA
- the hisS gene encoding histidine--tRNA ligase — MYEGLKGFTDFYPDEMAPRRQVIDTIEETARAYGFRETSTPALEPAEMWTDKSGEDIVDELYDFEDKGGRHVTLTPELTPTVARMVVAKQQALSKPIKWVSTRPFWRYEQVQQGRFRELYQTNADIFGSSEPEADAEVLAFAADSLTNLGLDGSEFEFRVSHRDILGELLRSFDADVDTTEAIRAVDKRAKVDEGEYLGLLFDAGLSYDQAREFDDLLVAGDDDLSALTEFSDSEDLADAVANLENVLAAAEDFGVREYCDVSLTTARGLDYYTGIVFECFDASGEVSRSIFGGGRYDHLIEEFGGQPTPAVGVGIGVMNSTLPLLLQTHDAWPGEGISTDYYVLQVGDVRSVASRIARDLRERGHVVETDVSDRSFGAQMNYADSIDAETVVIVGERDLENDEVTVKDMNSGEQTNVPVEEFPGDSERPTYDDLV; from the coding sequence ATGTACGAGGGACTCAAGGGGTTCACCGACTTCTACCCCGACGAGATGGCCCCGCGCCGGCAGGTCATCGACACGATCGAGGAGACGGCGCGGGCCTACGGCTTCCGGGAGACGTCGACGCCGGCGCTGGAGCCGGCGGAGATGTGGACCGACAAGAGCGGCGAGGACATCGTCGACGAACTGTACGACTTCGAGGACAAGGGCGGCCGCCACGTCACGCTCACCCCGGAGCTGACGCCGACGGTCGCGCGGATGGTCGTCGCCAAACAGCAGGCGCTGTCGAAGCCGATCAAGTGGGTCTCGACGCGACCGTTCTGGCGCTACGAGCAGGTCCAGCAGGGCCGCTTTCGGGAACTGTATCAGACCAACGCCGACATCTTCGGCTCCTCGGAACCCGAAGCGGACGCCGAGGTGCTCGCCTTCGCCGCCGACTCGCTGACGAATCTGGGCCTCGACGGCTCGGAGTTCGAGTTCCGGGTCTCTCATCGGGACATCCTGGGCGAGCTCCTGCGGTCGTTCGACGCCGACGTGGACACCACCGAGGCCATTCGGGCGGTCGACAAGCGCGCGAAGGTCGACGAGGGCGAGTATCTGGGCCTGCTGTTCGACGCGGGGCTGTCCTACGACCAGGCCCGGGAGTTCGACGACCTGCTCGTCGCCGGCGACGACGATCTATCGGCGCTGACCGAGTTCTCCGACAGCGAGGACCTGGCCGACGCCGTGGCGAACCTCGAGAACGTCCTCGCCGCCGCGGAGGACTTCGGCGTCCGGGAGTACTGTGACGTCTCCCTCACCACCGCTCGCGGGCTGGACTACTACACGGGGATCGTCTTCGAGTGTTTCGACGCCTCCGGCGAGGTCTCCCGGTCGATCTTCGGCGGTGGCCGCTACGACCACCTCATCGAGGAGTTCGGCGGCCAGCCCACGCCCGCCGTCGGCGTCGGTATCGGCGTGATGAACTCGACGCTCCCACTGCTGCTGCAGACCCACGACGCCTGGCCCGGCGAAGGTATCTCGACGGACTACTACGTCCTGCAGGTCGGCGACGTGCGCTCGGTGGCATCGCGCATCGCCCGCGACCTGCGCGAGCGCGGCCACGTCGTCGAGACGGACGTGAGCGACCGCTCCTTTGGCGCGCAGATGAACTACGCCGACTCCATCGACGCCGAAACAGTGGTGATCGTCGGCGAGCGCGACCTGGAAAACGACGAGGTGACGGTCAAGGACATGAACTCGGGGGAGCAGACGAACGTCCCAGTAGAGGAGTTCCCCGGCGACAGCGAGCGGCCGACCTACGACGACCTGGTCTGA
- a CDS encoding winged helix-turn-helix domain-containing protein — translation MSIDRTSGAENDFPDDPEEMLPADSVLSLDEYLAMHTAVGHRTRYEVLYRLVHGGDMSPTELEAAMEIDDSTLHYHLNELVDVGLVEKRQRTERGQDGLYTYYRATVFGDVLLSDGVDELIRGEREFEAMYDSSAEPDVDD, via the coding sequence ATGTCGATAGACCGTACGTCGGGGGCGGAGAACGACTTCCCGGACGATCCGGAAGAGATGTTGCCTGCGGATAGCGTTCTCTCGCTCGACGAGTACCTCGCTATGCACACCGCCGTCGGACACAGAACGCGGTACGAGGTCCTCTATCGGTTGGTTCACGGAGGTGACATGAGTCCGACCGAGCTCGAAGCGGCGATGGAGATCGACGACAGCACGCTCCACTACCACCTCAACGAGCTCGTCGACGTGGGCCTCGTCGAGAAACGACAGCGGACGGAGCGGGGCCAAGACGGGCTGTACACGTACTACCGCGCGACTGTCTTCGGCGATGTACTCCTCTCCGATGGCGTCGACGAACTGATCCGTGGCGAACGAGAGTTCGAAGCCATGTACGACAGTTCCGCCGAGCCCGACGTGGACGACTGA
- a CDS encoding DUF7509 family protein, protein MPAEITRESIVEQLGDVTYDRFLFYLMGPYKSFNLSYVLSEEERDGIDLEDLPGPLRRLFRNRDDIDAAQALLRRVQGDLRTDPGVNAFLALDAEVDTDDVDAATQSIEFTRCSNATAFVLPFLGHNFGVGEEAGSVLEALSETHGDRLVFVREEDVTSAMIRSAAVRWDLRVATYETEAELVGKLRRFAGRVMQRERRGDLDRLD, encoded by the coding sequence ATGCCCGCGGAGATAACGCGCGAATCGATCGTCGAGCAACTAGGGGACGTGACGTACGACCGATTCCTGTTCTACCTGATGGGCCCGTACAAGTCGTTCAACCTCAGCTACGTGCTGAGCGAAGAGGAACGAGACGGGATCGATCTCGAAGACCTCCCCGGGCCGTTACGGCGACTGTTCCGAAACAGGGACGACATCGATGCGGCACAGGCACTCTTGCGGCGGGTACAGGGGGATCTTCGGACGGATCCCGGAGTGAACGCGTTTCTGGCACTCGACGCCGAGGTCGATACCGACGACGTCGATGCGGCGACCCAGAGCATCGAGTTCACGCGATGTAGCAACGCGACGGCGTTCGTGCTTCCGTTTCTCGGGCACAACTTCGGCGTCGGCGAGGAGGCCGGAAGCGTACTGGAAGCGCTCTCGGAGACACACGGCGACCGACTGGTGTTCGTCCGAGAGGAGGACGTGACGAGCGCCATGATCCGGTCGGCTGCGGTGCGGTGGGACCTGCGAGTCGCGACGTACGAAACCGAGGCGGAACTCGTCGGGAAGCTACGCCGGTTCGCCGGGAGGGTCATGCAGCGCGAACGTCGCGGTGACCTCGACCGCCTCGATTGA
- a CDS encoding DUF7411 family protein, whose amino-acid sequence MPTVAALFSAGKDSALAAVVLDPFYDVVLCSCTFGLDRGPSVAETTRETGERLGLPVATVELEESVAREAVDRMVTDDYPREGIQLVHEHALETVAAREAVGGESFSAVADGTRRDDRAPVIERPFAQSLEDRNGIDYLRPLAGYGRGAIDELAGRLLDVETGPSEAIPTGDYETELRALMADEYGEATVSDVFPEHVQSRVRGRSR is encoded by the coding sequence ATGCCGACGGTCGCCGCACTCTTTTCCGCCGGCAAAGACTCGGCGCTCGCCGCGGTGGTGCTGGACCCGTTCTACGACGTGGTGCTCTGTAGTTGCACCTTCGGCCTCGACAGGGGACCGTCCGTGGCCGAGACTACCCGCGAGACCGGCGAGCGGCTGGGGTTGCCGGTGGCGACGGTCGAACTCGAGGAGTCGGTGGCCCGCGAGGCCGTCGACCGGATGGTAACGGACGACTACCCGCGCGAGGGGATCCAGCTGGTCCACGAGCACGCGCTGGAGACGGTCGCGGCTCGTGAGGCGGTCGGCGGGGAGTCGTTCTCGGCGGTCGCGGACGGCACCCGCCGCGACGACCGCGCGCCCGTGATCGAGCGGCCGTTCGCCCAGAGCCTCGAAGACAGGAACGGTATCGACTACCTGCGCCCGCTCGCGGGCTACGGTCGCGGTGCCATCGACGAACTCGCCGGGCGGCTGCTGGACGTGGAGACGGGGCCGAGCGAGGCGATCCCGACCGGCGACTACGAGACGGAACTGCGGGCGCTGATGGCCGACGAGTACGGGGAGGCGACGGTTTCGGACGTGTTTCCCGAGCACGTCCAGTCGCGGGTCCGCGGACGGAGTCGGTGA
- a CDS encoding DNA-binding protein: MSGEPNDEELEKLRQEKMEQLQDQQGGQGQGVDEEAMEAQREQREAQKKAMLRKHLTDEARKRLNTVKMSKQEFGEQVEQQVLALAQSGRIQGKIDDEKMKQLLKELQPDKKSFDIQRR, from the coding sequence ATGAGCGGCGAACCGAACGACGAGGAGCTCGAGAAGCTCCGCCAGGAGAAGATGGAGCAGCTACAGGACCAGCAGGGCGGCCAGGGCCAGGGCGTCGACGAGGAGGCCATGGAGGCCCAGCGCGAGCAGCGCGAGGCCCAGAAGAAGGCGATGCTGCGCAAGCACCTCACCGACGAGGCGCGCAAGCGGCTCAACACGGTCAAGATGTCCAAACAGGAGTTCGGCGAGCAGGTCGAACAGCAGGTGCTCGCGCTCGCCCAGAGCGGCCGCATCCAGGGGAAGATCGACGACGAGAAGATGAAACAGCTCCTCAAGGAGCTCCAGCCCGACAAGAAGAGCTTCGACATCCAGCGCCGGTAG
- a CDS encoding 30S ribosomal protein S19e — MTTLYDVPAEDLNEAVAERLAEEDEVQEPDWLKFAKTGVGRELPPEQEDFWQLRAASLLRKVAVDGPTGVGALRTAYGGTKQGSNRYVVRPDQTTDGSGKIVRRALQQLEEAGYVQTAEGEGRRITAEGQSLLDDVAGEVLEALDRPELERYA; from the coding sequence ATGACGACGCTTTACGACGTGCCCGCGGAAGACCTCAACGAGGCGGTCGCCGAGCGCCTCGCCGAGGAAGACGAGGTACAGGAACCCGACTGGCTCAAGTTCGCGAAGACCGGCGTCGGTCGCGAGCTCCCGCCCGAACAGGAGGACTTCTGGCAGCTCCGCGCCGCCAGCCTCCTCCGAAAGGTCGCCGTCGACGGCCCCACCGGCGTCGGCGCGCTCCGGACGGCCTACGGCGGTACCAAGCAGGGCTCGAACCGCTACGTGGTTCGCCCGGACCAGACCACCGACGGCAGCGGCAAGATCGTCCGTCGCGCGCTCCAGCAGCTCGAGGAAGCCGGCTACGTCCAGACCGCCGAGGGCGAGGGCCGCCGCATCACCGCCGAGGGCCAGAGCCTCCTCGACGACGTCGCCGGCGAGGTCCTCGAAGCCCTCGACCGCCCGGAACTCGAACGCTACGCCTAA